One genomic region from Candidatus Bathyarchaeum sp. encodes:
- a CDS encoding glycosyltransferase family 4 protein produces the protein MFCIDDLLGKCEIVKFATIHRATMPRVCLVTHFFPPHMGGIEKVSYEQSKRLTKAGYEFDVLTSKTKGQTRNPIKGINVYPYPSLKFADRFGVPYPILTVNAYKLFAKTIRNCDLVHAHGHVYMSSCLAGMLAKKYNKPFIVTQHNTYIDYKSWLNTAENLNDVIIGKSVLKRADRILTVSKETMKYVLSLGADKTKTSVMYNGVDTDCFQSANKSESRDKLGLPLNRKIVFSARRLVYKNGLDTLIESANVLAKNHPEVLFVVAGKGPSRSLIEERIKELGIEKNIKLAGFVPDELLPVYYGAADVFLLPSASGEGLPLVLFEAMSCGLPVVATTVGGTPEIVEHMQNGVLVPPQDPQVMADAISRLLAEKETMTEIGKQAKEYILSKLSWKENARQLLQVYQEFLQ, from the coding sequence ATGTTTTGCATTGATGATTTGTTAGGCAAGTGCGAAATAGTTAAATTTGCAACCATCCACCGTGCAACTATGCCTAGGGTTTGCCTTGTAACGCACTTTTTTCCTCCGCACATGGGAGGCATAGAAAAAGTATCATATGAACAGAGCAAAAGATTAACCAAGGCAGGTTACGAATTTGACGTTTTAACCAGCAAAACAAAAGGCCAAACAAGAAACCCCATCAAAGGAATCAATGTTTATCCTTATCCAAGCTTGAAGTTTGCAGACAGGTTTGGTGTGCCGTATCCAATTCTTACTGTGAACGCTTACAAGCTCTTTGCAAAAACAATCAGAAACTGTGATTTGGTTCACGCCCACGGACACGTTTACATGTCATCATGCCTTGCAGGGATGCTGGCAAAAAAATACAACAAACCCTTCATTGTAACCCAGCACAACACATACATTGATTACAAGTCGTGGCTCAACACGGCAGAAAATCTCAATGATGTCATAATTGGTAAATCAGTTTTGAAACGGGCTGACCGAATTCTTACAGTAAGCAAAGAAACAATGAAGTATGTTCTTAGTCTGGGGGCAGATAAAACAAAAACTTCAGTAATGTATAACGGTGTGGACACCGACTGCTTCCAATCAGCCAACAAAAGCGAAAGCCGTGACAAATTGGGCCTTCCCCTGAACCGAAAAATTGTTTTTAGCGCCCGAAGATTAGTTTACAAAAACGGATTGGACACCTTGATAGAATCCGCCAATGTATTGGCAAAAAATCATCCTGAAGTTTTGTTTGTTGTTGCCGGAAAAGGACCCAGCAGAAGCCTAATCGAAGAAAGAATAAAAGAACTAGGAATAGAAAAAAACATCAAGCTAGCAGGGTTTGTTCCCGACGAGCTTTTACCCGTGTATTATGGGGCCGCTGACGTGTTTTTGTTACCTTCAGCTTCTGGTGAAGGATTACCTTTGGTTCTCTTTGAAGCCATGTCCTGCGGATTGCCTGTGGTTGCAACAACAGTTGGTGGAACCCCAGAAATAGTTGAGCACATGCAAAACGGCGTTCTTGTGCCACCCCAAGACCCCCAAGTCATGGCGGACGCCATATCTAGATTGTTAGCAGAAAAAGAAACAATGACTGAAATTGGTAAACAAGCCAAAGAATATATTTTAAGCAAGCTCAGTTGGAAAGAAAACGCTCGCCAACTACTGCAAGTTTATCAAGAATTTTTGCAATGA
- the gatB gene encoding Asp-tRNA(Asn)/Glu-tRNA(Gln) amidotransferase subunit GatB, whose amino-acid sequence MSTEKQPEVRIGLEVHVQLTSLKTKLFCGCASDYKGKDPNSLVCPVCLGTPGSLPVLNENAIDYAVMAALALNCKISGRMFFFRKNYYYPDMPKNFQISQYDQAGGVPLAVDGHLEVEVNKKRKKVRIGRVHLEEDPGRLVHQGAIDTSPYTLVDYNRAGIALLEIVTDPDLSSPKEARLFLQKLRSILEHLGVFSGKLEGSLRCDANISLIGGTRVEVKNISSFKEVERALRFEIMRQKNLVKRGQSVQLETRHWDEARRVTISLRMKEKEHDYRYFPEPDLVPIVIGNDLVEEVTQKMPELPEARIQRFVNDYGLPLYDAEVLVSDKALADFFEEAVNLCEKPKDISNWMMGDLLRNLNENNLEINDSKITPEHLIEMINLIDDGMVSGKICKRVLPEIVLSGKKPSEIIKEKGLVKISSTDVLQEIVEKVFVEHPKCVQDALEDQSAVNFLVGQLMRATKGKADPQLANRLIQEKLATVKTE is encoded by the coding sequence ATGTCCACCGAAAAACAACCCGAAGTACGCATTGGTCTGGAAGTTCACGTACAGTTAACCAGCCTTAAAACTAAACTGTTTTGTGGATGCGCTTCAGACTACAAAGGCAAAGACCCCAACTCCCTTGTTTGTCCAGTTTGTCTTGGAACCCCCGGTTCCCTTCCAGTTCTTAACGAAAACGCAATAGACTACGCAGTAATGGCTGCTCTGGCGTTAAACTGCAAAATTTCTGGGCGCATGTTCTTTTTCCGAAAAAATTACTATTATCCCGACATGCCCAAAAACTTCCAAATTTCCCAGTACGACCAAGCTGGTGGTGTTCCCCTTGCTGTGGATGGGCATCTTGAAGTAGAAGTTAACAAAAAACGCAAAAAAGTTCGCATCGGCAGGGTTCACCTAGAAGAAGACCCCGGAAGACTAGTTCATCAAGGAGCAATCGATACTTCACCGTACACCTTGGTTGATTATAACCGTGCAGGAATTGCCCTTCTGGAAATTGTAACTGACCCCGACCTTAGTTCTCCTAAGGAAGCACGACTTTTCTTGCAAAAACTTCGTTCTATTCTTGAGCATTTGGGTGTGTTTTCAGGAAAACTAGAAGGCTCCTTGCGGTGTGATGCCAACATATCTTTGATTGGCGGAACCCGAGTAGAAGTAAAAAACATTTCCTCTTTCAAAGAAGTAGAACGCGCATTACGCTTTGAGATAATGCGTCAAAAGAACTTAGTTAAGCGTGGCCAGTCTGTTCAGCTTGAAACAAGGCACTGGGATGAAGCCCGCAGAGTAACAATTTCTTTGCGTATGAAAGAAAAAGAACATGATTACCGCTACTTTCCTGAGCCTGATCTTGTTCCAATAGTTATCGGTAATGACTTGGTTGAAGAAGTCACACAGAAAATGCCTGAACTTCCGGAAGCAAGAATTCAACGTTTTGTAAACGATTATGGGTTGCCTTTGTATGATGCAGAAGTTTTGGTTAGTGACAAAGCCTTAGCGGACTTTTTTGAAGAAGCCGTGAACCTTTGTGAGAAACCCAAAGATATCAGCAACTGGATGATGGGTGATCTTTTGCGTAATCTGAATGAGAATAACCTTGAGATTAACGACTCTAAGATTACTCCCGAGCATCTAATTGAAATGATTAACCTCATCGATGATGGTATGGTAAGTGGTAAAATCTGTAAGCGGGTTTTACCTGAAATAGTTTTGAGTGGCAAAAAGCCCTCAGAAATAATCAAAGAAAAAGGTCTGGTCAAGATTTCATCAACTGACGTTCTTCAAGAAATTGTGGAAAAAGTGTTCGTTGAGCATCCAAAGTGTGTGCAAGATGCCCTTGAAGATCAGAGTGCGGTTAACTTTCTTGTTGGGCAACTGATGCGGGCAACTAAAGGAAAGGCTGACCCTCAGTTAGCTAACAGATTGATTCAAGAAAAACTGGCAACCGTGAAAACCGAATAA
- the gatC gene encoding Asp-tRNA(Asn)/Glu-tRNA(Gln) amidotransferase subunit GatC, with the protein MKEQHLSKKDVEHVAWLAHIELSEEEKELFTEQFNDILDYFKKIDEIDTEGIEPTYHVLDLQNVTRKDEILPSLSTEEALKMAPKTQKKFFKAPRIV; encoded by the coding sequence ATGAAAGAACAGCACCTGTCAAAAAAAGACGTAGAACACGTAGCTTGGCTTGCCCATATTGAGCTCTCAGAAGAAGAAAAGGAGCTTTTTACTGAACAATTTAACGACATTCTTGATTACTTTAAAAAAATTGACGAAATCGACACTGAAGGAATAGAGCCCACGTACCATGTTTTAGACCTCCAAAACGTTACCCGAAAAGATGAAATTCTGCCTTCTTTGTCCACAGAAGAAGCATTGAAGATGGCTCCAAAAACACAGAAAAAATTCTTCAAAGCGCCCAGAATCGTATAG
- the gatA gene encoding Asp-tRNA(Asn)/Glu-tRNA(Gln) amidotransferase subunit GatA produces MSQLHELTAQQTIQKIKDNEVSAQECVEAVFGQIHKFEDKINAYVTLVEKQALTKAKEIDKKISEGKPVGKLAGVSIAIKDAICTQGITTTCSSRMLENFVPPYNAEVIDRIKQADGIIIGKTNMDEFAMGSSTETSYFGPTLNPWDTSRVPGGSSGGSAACIATDEAVLSLGTDTGGSIRCPASYCSVVGLKPTYGLVSRYGLIAYANSLEQIGPMSKDVYDGALFLSIIAGHDQKDGTSVNEPIKDYTQYLKNDVKKLKIGVPKEFLGEGTNPDVKKHVWDAVHKLEELGAVYEETSLPTLEQALATYYIVAMSEASSNLARFDGLRYGYRVDKDEADWATVYSQNRKTGFGAEVRRRIILGTYALSAGYYNKYYLKALKVRTLIRKNFEEAYKKFDVLVGPTMPFPPFKIGEKIEDPLQLYMSDVDTVSANLAGLPAISVPCGFTQGLPVGLQILAPHLREDLVLQVAYTFEQNTDYNKIKPEL; encoded by the coding sequence ATGTCACAATTACACGAATTAACTGCTCAACAGACCATACAAAAAATAAAAGACAACGAAGTTTCTGCTCAAGAATGTGTTGAAGCAGTTTTTGGGCAAATCCACAAGTTTGAAGACAAAATCAACGCGTATGTTACCTTAGTTGAAAAACAAGCTCTAACTAAAGCCAAAGAAATCGACAAAAAAATTTCTGAAGGCAAACCAGTTGGAAAACTCGCAGGCGTATCAATTGCAATTAAAGATGCAATTTGCACTCAAGGAATCACAACCACTTGTTCTTCCCGGATGCTAGAAAATTTTGTTCCCCCATACAACGCCGAAGTAATCGATAGAATCAAACAAGCAGACGGCATAATAATCGGAAAAACCAACATGGACGAATTTGCCATGGGCTCCTCCACTGAAACCAGTTACTTTGGTCCAACCCTGAACCCATGGGACACATCCCGAGTTCCAGGAGGCTCATCCGGAGGCAGCGCAGCCTGCATCGCCACTGATGAAGCAGTTTTGTCCTTAGGAACCGATACTGGCGGCTCGATTCGCTGTCCAGCGAGTTATTGTTCTGTTGTTGGATTAAAACCAACATACGGGCTGGTTAGCCGATACGGATTAATTGCATACGCCAACAGCTTGGAACAAATTGGTCCCATGTCTAAGGATGTTTACGACGGTGCACTGTTTTTGAGCATAATTGCAGGCCACGATCAAAAAGATGGCACCTCAGTTAATGAACCCATAAAAGATTACACCCAGTATCTAAAAAACGACGTTAAAAAACTGAAAATCGGTGTACCCAAAGAGTTCTTGGGCGAAGGCACAAACCCCGATGTAAAAAAACATGTTTGGGATGCAGTCCACAAGCTTGAAGAATTAGGGGCAGTTTATGAAGAAACTTCCTTGCCTACTCTTGAACAAGCCCTTGCAACGTATTATATTGTTGCCATGTCGGAAGCCAGTTCGAACTTGGCGCGCTTTGACGGTCTGCGTTATGGTTACCGCGTAGACAAAGACGAAGCAGACTGGGCAACAGTTTATTCACAAAACAGAAAAACCGGATTTGGAGCCGAAGTAAGACGCCGCATAATCTTGGGAACTTACGCCCTTTCAGCGGGTTACTACAACAAGTACTATTTGAAGGCTCTTAAGGTTCGAACTTTGATTCGCAAAAACTTTGAAGAAGCTTACAAAAAATTTGATGTCTTGGTGGGTCCAACAATGCCGTTTCCGCCTTTTAAAATCGGAGAAAAAATAGAAGACCCCCTACAACTTTACATGAGCGACGTAGATACTGTATCCGCAAACTTGGCGGGCTTGCCTGCGATTTCTGTTCCCTGTGGATTCACTCAAGGACTTCCAGTTGGCCTGCAGATTTTAGCGCCTCATCTTCGCGAAGACCTTGTGCTACAGGTTGCGTATACCTTTGAGCAAAACACAGATTACAACAAAATAAAACCTGAACTTTAA
- a CDS encoding PAC2 family protein has protein sequence MDKPHFRQLFEPQLENPICVEGLAGLGNIGMIAARHLIECTDAKPFAEVYAPYFPDYVTVNKEGICRPPRYRFYAAKTENNHYIILTGDAQPSMEDGLAYYDICDEILNFVAKYGTTRIITMGGVVASNGANGVYISATSETLAKKHLDKGTTIYSEGKILGATGLLIGLAKKRGWKGICLLGATSGFGTERAAALSIYKVIQKMLEPDSKMLQAKAKEKPKP, from the coding sequence ATGGACAAACCACATTTCCGGCAACTTTTTGAACCCCAACTAGAAAACCCGATCTGTGTAGAGGGACTCGCCGGCCTTGGAAACATTGGAATGATTGCCGCACGGCACCTCATAGAATGCACGGACGCTAAACCTTTTGCGGAAGTTTATGCCCCGTACTTCCCGGATTATGTTACAGTAAACAAGGAAGGAATATGCCGTCCACCCCGTTACCGGTTCTATGCTGCAAAAACGGAAAACAACCATTATATTATCCTAACTGGGGATGCCCAACCGTCAATGGAAGATGGACTAGCCTACTATGACATCTGCGATGAAATTCTGAATTTTGTCGCAAAATATGGAACCACCCGAATAATCACCATGGGAGGAGTTGTAGCCTCAAATGGAGCAAACGGGGTTTACATCTCTGCCACTTCTGAAACTTTAGCAAAAAAACACCTTGACAAAGGAACCACAATCTACAGCGAAGGAAAAATCCTCGGAGCAACCGGACTGCTAATTGGACTTGCAAAAAAACGGGGATGGAAAGGAATCTGCCTCCTAGGAGCAACCTCAGGCTTTGGAACCGAACGCGCAGCAGCCCTCTCAATCTACAAAGTAATACAAAAGATGCTTGAACCCGACTCCAAAATGCTCCAAGCAAAAGCCAAAGAAAAACCCAAACCCTAA